CTCTCGCCTGATCGGGAGTAGACGCCACATCCGCTTTCCGGACCAGAAAATCTAGTCCTTACGGCGTGTCCGGGAATGAAGCAGTCCCGGATTCCGTTTAAGGAGCTTCCGTCGGCCCGCCACTCGATCGTGGTCGGGCCGACGCTGCTGATCAGCCCTTTCTCGGCGGACGGTGGAAGCGCCCCGGGGGCGTGCACTCTGAGTGAGCGCCCTGGCGCGCTCTGATCACCACCGAAGGACTGCGCATTCCCGACATCGACCTTGTCGAATGGGTGGCCAGGACGCGGTGGATGGGTGATCATGGGAATCTGACCGAGCAACGCTACGAGGAGGCACGGGTGGCCGAGACTCTGAAAAAGGGCAGCCGGGTGACCGGTGCCGCGCGTGAGAAGCTCGCGGCCGATCTCAAGAAGAAGTACGACTCCGGGGCGAGCATTCGCGCTCTCGCGGAGGAGACCGGTCGCTCGTACGGCTTCGTGCACCGGATGCTGAGCGAGTCCGGAGTGATCCTCCGGGGCCGCGGCGGTGCCACGCGGGGCAAGAACAAGGCGACTGCCGGGGCCGGTTCCTGACGGTCCGTCAGTTTACGGCTGGATGACGCGGCGGCAGGGCGCCGGTCGAGGAGACGTCAGTTGATCGTCAGCTGATCGTCCGCCCTCGGGTCGAGTGGACCGGCCGCCGATCGTCATGTCCGGACCGCTTCTCGTTTCCGCCGGGTTCCTTTCGTATTCCTTCCGCATTCA
The nucleotide sequence above comes from Streptomyces kaniharaensis. Encoded proteins:
- a CDS encoding helix-turn-helix domain-containing protein is translated as MAETLKKGSRVTGAAREKLAADLKKKYDSGASIRALAEETGRSYGFVHRMLSESGVILRGRGGATRGKNKATAGAGS